GCGGACATAGAGCCTGATAACTTAAAATATGCAGATGAATATTTGGCAAAAAAAATGGAAGAATTTCAGTCAAACGGGGCACTAGACCAATGCTATTAAATGTTGCCAGATGAAACTTCTGCGTCAGGTGGCCTGAAGAGCAAAATTTGACACAAGTCATTCTTACAAACATCACTTATACAGCATAATCCGACCTTATATAAAATCTCCTCCAAATACCAAGCACCAATATAAAATAAGTATTTAACTAAAATAAAAAGGTTGAAAATGTATTATCAAAAGAAAATCTTGCTTCTTCTCTTTATTGGAATTCTATTTACAAGTTTTAAGCTTATAAACAGAACTGAAAAATTTGTTGAAACAAAAGTTTCTGAATTAAATGATTCTTCGAAATCGTCAATGAAAGATGAAATAAATGCCATAAAGAAACTAATAAAAAATACCCATTATAATAATAAATTATGTTTTTTGATAGATATGAGAATTGAATCCGGAAAAAATCGTCTTTTTATTTACGATTTTAAAAGTGATAAAATAATTGATGAAGGCTTAGTCGCTCACGGCCTGGGATCTGAAACCGGAATCACAGGAAAACTAAAATTTAGCAATACAGATAATTCACTTTGCACCTCTTTAGGGAAATATTCAATTGGAAATTCATATTATGGAAAATTTGGAAAAGCATATAAATTATATGGATTGAATAAAACTAATAGTAATGCTTATAATAGAAATATTGTTTTACATAAATATTACGATGTTCCATATAAAGAACAAGAAAAAAATATTTGCAATAGTTACGGTTGCCCGATGGTAAACGAAATATTCTACAAACGAATTGAAAAAATAATAGATAATTCAGAAAAGAAAATTGTGATGGATATTTACTATTAACAAGTAAGAATCGTTACCAACTACGACAAAAGATTTAGGTAATTCAATCAATTAAATTTAGTTTTTCGATTATTTGACAAATTAGAAAATACTGCTTAATCTAAACTCAAACCATTTACTGGGAAAGACCCTATAGCTTATTTTATATGACAAAATTAAAAAAAACAAAATATGCAATACTAATAATTTCAGGGATACTTACTTTATACATAAATACTCCTTACGTTGACTCCTGTCAATCAATGTGCAGTGTGTTCATCTTTCTGATTTTAATTATATTATTCGGTCTTACTATTGTGATATCAATATCTCAAAGTATATTTAACCTAATAAGCAAAAAAGAAAAGTTCGACTTTATACCATTAGCATTTCTTGTAGTTTTTATATTAACAAATGGTTTTTTATTAATCGGACATAAAAATAAATTTTGGCGAAAAATTAGATACAAAGGTCAAACAGAAACAAATATGGAAGTGATTGAATTGTATGAGAATAATACTTTTGAAGCCACGATACAACATGGATGTTCTAGTTGCTTATATGTAGGGAGATATCATATTGAAAAAAAACTAACTATTCTTGGTGATCAGACTATAATTATTCTTGATGATGAAAATATTGAAAGCAAAACTCACGGTACATTCACCAATCT
This genomic window from Flavobacterium sp. 9 contains:
- a CDS encoding murein L,D-transpeptidase catalytic domain-containing protein codes for the protein MYYQKKILLLLFIGILFTSFKLINRTEKFVETKVSELNDSSKSSMKDEINAIKKLIKNTHYNNKLCFLIDMRIESGKNRLFIYDFKSDKIIDEGLVAHGLGSETGITGKLKFSNTDNSLCTSLGKYSIGNSYYGKFGKAYKLYGLNKTNSNAYNRNIVLHKYYDVPYKEQEKNICNSYGCPMVNEIFYKRIEKIIDNSEKKIVMDIYY